From the genome of Ovis aries strain OAR_USU_Benz2616 breed Rambouillet chromosome 5, ARS-UI_Ramb_v3.0, whole genome shotgun sequence:
GGATCACTGTGTGTCCATGAACCTGTACCCAGGGGTGACTAAGTGTTTGTGGACCAAACACTAAGTGTGCTCTTGGACCAAAACAGAAATGAGGGTTTTCTTCTGATAACAAGGAAAATATAGGGAAAAATGAACCGACTAGAAAAGTAGCATAAACGGGCCTGGAAGAGTTAATTAATCCtagctttattttaaatgttactaaTCTGTAGTGTCTGTAACTCTGTCCTTCACAAGGCTAACCTCTAACACTCTCTGAATCTGTGAATTACACCCAGCATCTAACACTCTAATTCTGTGTGAATTACATCCTGTTCCTGTTGTTTTACACTCCCTTGTAGCAAATCACTGCTTGCAGCATTCTGCCTTTCAGAAAGCAGGTCGCCAGTAAATAACCAGGAGAGCAATGGACCCAATTATTGGGTTGCCTGACACTGtgtatttagtcgctcagtcatgtccgactctttgcaactccatggactgtagccctctaggctcctctgtccatggggattctccaggcaagaatactggagtgggttgccatcccttcctcccggggaatcttcccaacccagggattgaacccagggctcccgcattgcaggcggattctttcccttctgagccacctgACACTAGCTCTGACTGTTTTGAAATAATGTAAGAAGAAAAACGCAAGACCTTCATCATTTTGATCCTTGCCACCAACCCGCACCCCCGGACTCGAAGTCCCACCTGTTAGACTTCTCCTGACTCCTCAGGGccggggctggggttgggggctggggaaTGGTCTTGAGGCCCCAGGCAGCTGCGTtccctctttgcctggcaaaaaataaaactcctctttcttttctcgTCCAAACGTAGTCTCCGTGCTTCTGTTAGACATCGGTGCACAGAGAATCAAGATATTGACATTAACGTCTCCCTAAGTGTGCCTGGCCTCACGGATATATAAGCCCCTGAGTACGGTACTGTGCTCCGGCATGTTATCTGTCCACAAAGCATGTATTCAGGGTCGCAAGTTCCCTCAGATAACTTGTGCCCACGGGCATGCACACGGACATGTTTGTCCGGAAGGTGAGCGTACGTGTGACCCAAGACGAGCAGACGCACACGTGCCTGACACAGAGCCCCTTGTTTACCATCAGACGTGCACTCCTGAGCAGGGGATGACCCATGCCCCTGTCCCCTTGACTGTGGGCTAACCGAGGCCAGCGAGGCCCCTGCCCGGGTACCTGCGCCCTTACGTCGGGTTCCACGGACACGTGCGCCCCACTGCGGCCGCTCTCCGGCATCGCCTCGCGCGCCCTGCCCACACGCCCGTCCCATCGCTGCGCCTGCGCACGCCCCCCCCTTTACGGCGCCGTAAAGCAGCTCGGCCAAATCGGCGGCCGCAGGTCCGGGTGAGATCCCGCCCGCCGCGACCCCTCCCCGGCCCGGGCCGCGTCCATTTCCCGACCCCCTCCCCGCGGGCCTTTGGGTCCTGGGCCAGGGTCTCGGTGTTCGCGATCCCCGGTCATCCCCCACCTCGTCCCATCCGCCGGGGGTGGGGAGCACGAGGAGGGTGGGCTCCTACCCGGCACCGTTGTCTGGTCCACACCCGCGCCGAGGTCACGGGATCCCGGTCTTTCCGTGGCTTAGCTCACCAACCCCGTGGCAGCCGGGTGGAGGGGTTTCTACGCTCTCCGTCCCATCTCGCGCGCTGGGCCCTCCCCATGTAGGCGGCTGCGCAGCGGGGCAGGGACGCCCTGGAGCTCCTAAAATTCCCTCCGGTGCGCTTTTCATCCTCCACGCTGACCCTAGTTGGGGCCCTGTCTCAGCCTCCCCAGACCCGTCCGGCCTCTGGTCCCGTCCCTGCGTAGTGGGGGGTCGGGGCTCTCAGCTACCCCTCCTGAcggtgggtttgtgtgtgtgtctccgaGCCCTTGACATCGCCCATCCGCGGCCATTCTCATCGCAGATCCACAGTGTGTTTGTCTCAGCATCCCCTAGGGATTTTCTCCCCACAGCCCCACTTCCGGGTCTTTCCCGCCACCGATGGCTTCTCGCTCTGGAGTGGGAGGATCACGGCGCCCCCTCCTGGCTCCGCTCACATCCCGGGTCCGATAGTCCGCCTCCTCCGTCTTGTTTCCCACAGTGCAGCTAGTTTTCTGGAAAGCACGAGGGTGGGGGGCTCTCAGCGCCTTCCCTGGCCACCCCTCCCCTCTTTTTACCAACGCGGGTCTACTCCAAGAGGCATGCTTCGTGCCTGACAAATTCGGTGTGCCCGAGGGTGCGGGTTTAGAAGGGTTGCCAGCATCCTCTCCTGGCTCTCTCCATGTGCCTTGCTTGTTCCCCAAGGCCCCAAACCCTCCTGGCCCTGGGTCTCACCACACCCCCTTACTTCTCTCCTCTGACTTCACCCTGGGAAATCAGCGCTGTTGCTGCTGGAGAgcctgaggtgggggagggattaCTGCTGTGTCCTCTCACGGCTCCTCACCCTCGTCCCCTCCTTGCCCTAGGTCTgatgccctgccccctccccacacacgTGTCTTCTCGTTACTGGCCCCGGCTTGAAGGGTTCAGGACGATGCTTTTAATGCACAAAGATCACCTGGAACTCATGGGTTGGGGAGGTTTCGAGTGCCTCCTGGGTATCTCTCCTCCCACTTTCCCTCTCCATCAGAGAATagaagtgttacttgctcagttgtgtcatgattctgcgaccccatggatggtagccagccaggctcctctgcccatgggattctccaggcaagaatattagagtgggttgtcattcctttctctaggggatcttccctcctcagggatcgagctcaggtctcccacgttgcaggcagagtctttaccatctgagccaccagggaagccctccacttGCCTCCCTCCCAAGCCCTCTCCTGGACAAGGGTATAAGCCTCATAAGGGAGGTATGCTTTATACGCAGGTggattctccttttcttctcatctCTTCCCACGTGGGAAATCAGCAATGGCATGCACGCGGGAGGTGGTTGGGAGGGGTCTCCTTCCCGCCTCTGACACCCACGTTTCTTCTCCCTGCAGGGAGGCGGCATGGAGGCGCGCTTCACGCGTGGGAAGTCGGCACTGCTGGAACGTGCGCTGGCCCGGCCGCGCACCGAGGTGAGCCTGAGTGCCTTTGCCCTGCTCTTCTCCGAGCTGGTTCAGCACTGCCAGAGCCGCGTCTTCTCCGTGGCAGAGCTGCAGGCGCGCCTGGCGGCACTGGGCCGCCAGGTGGGTGCCCGCGTCCTGGATGCGCTGGTGGCTCGCGAAAAGGGTGCCCGGCGTGAAACCAAGGTGCTGGGTGCCCTGCTGTTCGTTAAGGGCGCCGTGTGGAAGGCGCTCTTTGGCAAGGAGGCCGACAAGCTGGAGCAGGCCAACGACGATGCCCGCACCTTCTACATCATCGAGCGCGAGCCGCTCATCAACACCTACATCTCCGTGCCCAAGGAGAACAGCACGCTCAACTGTGCCAGCTTCACCGCGGGCATCGTGGAGGCGGTGCTCACGCACAGCGGCTTCCCCGCCAAGGTCACAGCGCACTGGCACAAGGGCACCACGCTGATGATCAAGTTCGAGGAGGCAGTCATAGCCCGAGACCGGGCCCTGGAGGGCCGCTGATCCCCCCAAGATAAAGGAAGCAGACAGCCCCCTTCCCAAGTGTGTCTTGTGTCTTGTTTGAGGGCCTCGGAGATCCCCTCAACACCTCgaccggggacttccctggcagtccagcagttgggactcagcactttcactgctgagaatgtggttggggaactaaggtcctgcaagccacacagggccctgccaaacaaaacaaaccccacCGTGACCCAGGCCCTTGCCTCAGGCTGCTGAGGGTGGCCAGAGTCCTAATACAATggagaagtgggggtgggggcagatttGACCTAGCTTGAGGGTTATGGGAAGTGGGGTGGGATGCGGGGGCCGGGCAGAGGGCAGAGAAACCAGGCCCAAGGAGCTGCTGATTTGGCTCcaaaagtgaaagccgctcattcggtccgactgtttgcaacccccatgtactatacagtccgtggaattctccaggccagaatactggagtgggtagcctttcccttctccaggggatctttccaactcagggatcaacccaggtctccttcattgcaggcagattctttaccagctgagccacaagggaaggccccTGCTGGTttggctgggggggtggggggaatgctGGCACTTTCTGGAATCACAGCTGGAGGCCATCCATCTGCAGAAGAGGTGTGGGGCGGTGGTGATTAGGGTTCAGGTAGGGTTCTGGCAGGGGTCTGGCTGAGGGAGTTTCCTTTAGACCAGGGGCTGGCTTTACTTTATGTAAAAAACCAGAGTGAGCAGTTGCCTCCCTACCCCCCAGCCTCTCTGGTTACTTTGCGCCCACAGGGGTAGGCAGCAGTAGGTCGAGGAGTGGATGTAGCTGCGCATCTAGAAAACAAGCAGAAGGTAGTTTGTCAACTCCCCTCCGCCCCACCTTTTTTTAGACCCTTGCTACTCCCAGTGCGGTCCTGGGGCTTGGCATCAGCATTTGAAACCAATTGGGTGTCATCTTGGGGGCTCTGAAGGGCCCCGGTACCATggtcctttatgtctcagcaaAGAAGAGAATTCAGTGAGTGGCGACGTGATAGGTAAGAAATGATTGATTAGAACAAGACACTAGCAAGGCTTTACAAGCAGGTGGGTGAGAAATGCCACACCCTGAGAATTTAACTGGGCTACAggtttataatcaaaggaaaagtgcgGAGGGGGAGAAGACctcctttgtctttcttgagtagacGTCATGCTTCTATCATCAGCTGCTTCTGGGTGGGCAGGGGAGCTTTCTTGTCCCCATGTGGTCCAACTAGGGCTGCAAATTATTCTTGTGTGCAGTGAGCTTGTCCCAGGAATCACTAACTTACTGAGCGTTCTGGGCAGGAGATGGGGCTCATGtcaccattgttttattgttttgggtcaTGTCCCGAGCTTCTGATACACGGTTatgttgctaagcaagcctggttagttttgtggttaagcaaatcTGCTTTCTTGAGCAATCATTAATTTACAGGGATCTCCCATATCTTTCTACTTAAAATCCCCTAGCAGGATTAGCTATCTAATAACCTACTTTGTCTGTTTGcatacgtgcatgctcagtcgctttcgttgtgtctgaccctttgtgaccctatggattgtagccccgccaggctccagAATCCTCCTGGGatactccaggaaagaatactggagtgggttgccatgccctcctccaagggatcttcccagccccgggatcaaacccacctctcctgcattgcaggtggattcttcacgcactgagccacctgggaagccccttttctctgtctctatcaCATCTTGAGAGCCTGTCGGAAATGCAGACGCTCAGGCCCACCCCAGACTAACCATCAGAGTCTGTATTTTAGTGAGGTCCCCAGGGGATTCCTGTGTGCACACTGGGGTGGCTGCCCCCGGCCCCCACTCCCCAGAGTTTCCAGTTCTGCAGATCTGGGCCCCAGCTGGGGATTTGCatctctaacaagttcccaggaaCTGCTGGTACTCCGAAGGGGGAGGTGTCGGGGAGGGGGCTCATTTTGAGAACCCTGGCCCTTGCGGCTTGCTTCTCAAGGGGAAATGGGCAGGCTCTCTGCAGAATCATCTGGGCGCTTAAAATAGTTTGCGGTTAATTTCTGAACATGTGAGCCATGCCTGGACACACCTTCCTTGTTCGAAAAGGAGGATGATTACACTTGAGGTGAATTGCGCCCTGTGCCCACCACCCTTGGTTCCTGAtcactccttcctcccctcctcccccccccccccgcccaaggAAAGCCCTTCTGGACTTTTGGGGGGGAAATTTCTTCAAATTTTCACTTCCTGTCTCTCCCAGCCCCAAGACCTGAACAAGTGTGTTTTGAGAGGGAATCTCAGACGCTTTTGCTTGGGTCCCCTTCACGGCTTATGAGAAGGGTTTAAGGGCAGAGTGGGTGCAGCTTTTCCACAGACTGTTTGGAGGGGGATACaagatggggaggtgggggtgcgGTGGGGTGGGAGTGCCAGACTTGGTCGGGGGCAGCTTCAGTCATCCCAGCGAGAGATGAGGCTCAGCACATTGCCAAGGAGGTGCTGGGTGTCAACAGGAGAAACAAAACAACCCTGTGTAGCGCACAGATAATCAGGAAATGGCTATTGGGGTGGGGGTGTCGGGGgggggggctggaggggaggcagCCCCGGGCAGCTGGGAGAGGGCTAGCTGGGGTGGCAGCCTGAACCAGGGGTGAGGAGGCAGTGGCGGTGCCTGGAGGATGGCGAGCCAGAGGCTCTGGGAAGCCGGATTTCAGAGGGAGCCTTGGGAATCACCTGCGGGCTGAGCAACCCGAGGTCCTCAGGGACCCTAGAGAGAGAGGCTTCCGGGCCCACTGGGGCAGGGCCAGATTGTAGGAGCGAGGGGCAGGAGGTCGGGGTGGCAGGACAAGCTCCATTAAGAAGCCCAGCAATGAAGGATGCcctagagcagtggtccccagccttcccctgtttcgtggaagacaatttttccatgaatgggggatgggagaggggagtttggggatgattcaagcacattaaaTTTACTGTTCACTTTATGATTATTAcaccagctccacctcagattatcaggcattagatctcagaagttggggacccctgccctaggGAAATAGGACAGGGGGGAAGGAGATACAGTTGGTCTCCATAGGCTGCTTGGGAGCTGGGAGAGGAGAGCCCAGGGTCTTTTGCTCCCTGCAGATATGTCGGGACTCAGGACAAAGGGAGAAGGTTTGGGACAAGATGAGAAGGCTTGTGGGGCCAGGTACCTGTTAAGGGCAAGGGAAGGATGCAGGGAACGAACTAGCAGCCACAGTCCTGCAGGTTCCCATCACAGGGGCTCTGACTTCGGATGCTTGGGACTGAAGCCCCCAGATGGAGGGGAGTGGAGTGAGGACGATGAACCCAGCACCAGTCCTTggtgaggcaggcaggcagcatcCTTCGTTTCAAGCCCCCTGAAGCAGGTGCCGAGAGCAAGTCACATGTCAATGTAATTCAACCGATATTTATTGAGCGCCTACTCTGTGCCAAGCTCTGGGGACACCGCTGAGAACAAAGGCCCCTGCTCACCTGAAACAGATCAGTAACTTACACAACCTGCTGAAAGGAGAAGAGGCTTTGGTGCAAAAGCACAGTGGGGTAGAAGGGATGGGGAGTCAGAGATGTCCTTCTAAATGAGAGGGCAGTGGGaggagcatgtgcaaaggccctgtggtgggaGTTAGCCTAAATGTTGAAGGAGCAGTGAGGATGCTGGCGGAGGAGAACCTGGGGAGATACAGCCTGCAGGAGGGGTCCACACAATCAGAAAGAAGCCTGTGAGACTCTGGCTTTTTCCCTGAGCTGGAAGGAAACTTCTGGGGGTCTTAGGGCAGTGAAAAGGAAGACCTGGGTGAGCAAGGAGGGGCCTGCACCAAGGCTGAAGCCGGAGGGGGTAAGAAGGGGGGGGATTCTGAATGTGGCTTGACTGGGGCCTTGGCTCTTTCTCATGGGTTTGGGAGGGGGTTGGTGAGAGAAAGAGGTGGCGAGGGTGACCCCCTGTCAACCTGAGCAGCCTGGAGGCAGAAGCCTGAGTTCCCATGAGGAGAGGTTAGGTAGGCAGCTGTGCACTGGCTCAGGGTTCTGAGGAAGGGTTTGGGGGAAAGAAAAATCTCGGGGTGCTGCCAGGGAGAGTGAACAGCTGAGTGGGGGTTCTAGCCCATGTTTCACTCAAGGGGTCGGCTTTGTCCCCACCCTTTTCTGGGCCCCAGGGAACCCTCCACAGCCTCCAAACGTGTGGCTGGGGCTTAGTTTGGCCCTTGACTCTTAGGATTCTGCATGGTCCTGGGTGGCCCATTATGGGTCTCTCCTCTTTCTCAAGTGTGCCCGAGAATCACATGAGCATGTCTGGCTCTTCCTTTTCTAGACAAGAAACAGGGTGGGCAGGTGAGGTGCTTAACCAGGGGCAGCCTAAGATCCTGGTCTGCCTCCCTCCATGGCTCCCCAGAGATGTGCGGCTGACCTTGGTCAAATCTGGGGTTGGTGCTGCCCCGGCCTCCCAGACCCtgtgtgggggtggggccagCAGCTGAGGACCCAAACAGGCCTCCAGGCGACCTGCCCACCTCCCCCATGAGCTTCTCCAGCCTTCTGTGTACTGGGCCCTATTCTGGACTGAGAACTACGTTCACGGCAGTCCACTGCCTTGCCCTGCAATATGCCTGAGTGTCTAGGGGTGTACTCTGCTTCATCAGACCCGAGTCTTCATCTTCAGGTCCTGCCTAGTAAATGCTTCTTATaatgaagtaggaaaaaaaacaaaaacaaaaaaggggaaCCATCCATGCCATTTCAGTTCCTGGTACTCAGGGGTGGCCCCAGGCACCATGTCCTACAACCCCCAGCACCCCTGCTGCACACCTGGAGACCAGAGCCAGCAAGGCCCCGAGGAGAGGGCATGAGGGGCCGTCATGGCCCCATCCTATTGATGCAGATCGGTGGCGGGGGTGCACTGGCGGCCTGAGCTGAGGTCTCTGTCCTCTGGGGCCAGGATATGGGTCTATATCAGGAGAGGGTGAgctggggatggaggaggcaCACTGCGGTCTCAGGTGTTCCCTGCTGCTCCCTGGTAGGCTGGGCTGCCAGGCGCTGTGCCCCAAAGGGAAGGGGGCTTCTAGCCTCCAAACTGGAGGGCAGGGGATTCTCAGATTGGGAACTCCAAGCACTTGAGGGCAGGGCAGTGGTGATGGCCCGCTGGGCTGAGAGGCAAGGGATGGGCCCTTGGGGATGTTGCTGGGGACACGGGAATGAGTCTGCTGCTTCTGCTTGCTGGGGGTCCTCAGGGTCTTGCTGTGGATCGAGCTGTTCCCGTGCTCAAGGTGGAGGAGTGACGAAGAAGGGTGCAGCTGGAGGGTGGGCAAGGGCACCCAGGGCCGAGGTGGCAGGCCAACGCTCAGCACGTGGCCAGCCGGTCACACACCCAGCCGTGCAGGTCGCTGCCACAGAAGGCATCATTCCACTTCCCAGAGCCCAGCATCATCACGCAGTTCTCACCCTGGCCCCCGTCGTTGGGTTCCCCTGGCTGCCAGTTGCTGGAGCAGAAGGCTTCAGGTCAGAggatgaggaaggaggaagggtcCCCtgggccctccccaccccatcactgGATCCCCATCACAATTCCCAGCAGCCTGGAGAcaccaccctccctcctccaagTCGAGTCTGAATCCAAACCCTAACCATCTCCCTTGGGTTCCATCCACAATCTCCCCAAGGCACATACCCCCCAAAACCCTTCTCTCCCATCACAGAAAGGCTCCCCTCCAAGGGGCCCCTCCTCTACATTCCCCCCCTCTTTACCTATAGTCCAGGGGCTGATTGTCCATCCAGATAAACTCCCCCTCAATGTCCAGGTCCCGAAGGCCAATCCAGGAGCCCCTCCAGTTGGCGCGTTTGGTCAGGAAGTCCTGGGGAGGAGGAcagggctggagggctggggagaTGTGCCTGGATTCCCCCGCCCTCACCCCCAAGAGATCGGGGTGGGAATCTGCTGCCTCCCCTGCAGAACCCAGGCCCACCTGCTCCTCTGGGCTGTGGATGCTAACCAGCCGCCCATCCAGGTCTTCGCAGGCATACCGGGCCTGGATCCATTTCTTGGCGCCCTCCCCGAAGTAGTAGCACTTCTTCTGGAAATAGATCCATGCCTCGGGGCACGTGTCGCACACAGAGCCTGGGGTGGAGGAGAGGCTGAGGGGGGCAGCTGTGGTGGGCACCGTGGTGGTTGCTGTGGTGGGCACCATGGTGGTTGCTGTGGTGGTTGCTGTGGTAGTTGCTGTGGTGCTGGGCACCGTGGTGGATGCTGTAGTGGATGTTGTTGTCGTGGGTACCAAGGTGGATGCTGTGTTGGGTACCGTGGAGAGCGCAATGGCAGGTGCCGTGGGTACCACAGGCAGGGTGGGTGGCAGCATCTCTCCTGGGGTCTGGGCTGAAAAGCAGATCAACCCCAGGGCCTAACAGAAAGTCTCCTTCTTCCCTGGAGCTCCCATGTTGATGTACATGTGAGACCATCTCCACGGCAGGGGCACCTCAGCCACCACCATCATCAGCACACCCCCCTCACTGTCAGTAACATCGTGATCACCAGCACCCCCACCACAGGTACCCTCAATGGCCAGCAGCATCTCTCCACCACCAGCTCCACGGCCAGTGCCAAGCCAGCCACATCTTAGTGTCCAGTGCCAACAGCACGAGGAGGCCAACACCGCCAGTGTCACTTTCTCCGCTACCATCCCCACCGACAGTTGCCCCCCTGCAGTAGCCCTCGCCACCATCACGGCCACCACCCCCCAACCAGCACTCTTGGTGACTTTCTGGGAAATTGAGATGATTTTCTTCTAGTTGGTCAGGGGAGTCTGTGGTGGGGGTAGGGTAGGAGAAGATTGGAGGGCTGGGTCTTGACGATCTCCATCAGGGACCACCATGGTCTTTCTTCCCTTGCCCCAACCCCAAGGAAACTCTCAGCCACTCATCACCACCAGCACTGCCAGCTGGGAGGTTAAAACCACTCTTATCGGACTGACTCTCTGATTatttaaattagattttcttAGAGTGAAGTTATGGAGGGCTCCATAGCTTGGGTGGAATTTTTCTAAGGAGCCATGGGTCCACCGAACTCTGAGGAGCCCTGGGGAGACTTCTCACACATCCCACTGTAACTAGAAGTCAGCCCTCTGGGGGGAACAGCGTTAAAACAGAAGAGGGCATCTCTGGTCCTTCAGGATAACTTTGGGGGATGATGCTCTGGCTCTGGGTCACATGATCATGGAGAGACAGCCACCGAGCTGGGCTCAGAACCCAGGCCATGGGGCCAGATTTGGGGGGAAGGAGTCGGGTCAAAACGAATGAGATCCAGCTTCTGGTGTGGGGGGAAGGGCACGGCGGGGTTTCTTGCTGGGATTCCCACAGCCACCCCAGGCCCCAGGGGACAGACTCCTCCACACAGAGCAGAGATCCTTCCTCTTCTCTGAcccagctggggcttcccagaggggtgagggggtgggtcTTCAGGCAGGAACCCCCAGGTTCCACCCCAGGTTCCAGGCACAGTGATTGAACCCTTTCTGCACCTTGCTGGGACCACCCCATGACCCTCAGGACTGCCAGCATCATCTCTCTCATTGTCACCCCTGGGAAGACCCCACGGTTCCCCTGGTCCGCACTACTGCGAGGTGACTCCCTCTTTTGCCCCCTGGCTGGGTCAGACAGTCCTCCCCGAGGGCTGTGGCTGAGGGCCTCCTACCCACTACCCTCCCCTGAGTGGAGATGGGCAGAGGTGAGATCAGTAAAGAGAACCCATTTTTGGTGAATGCTCAACATCtttacctggaggaggaaaaagcGTGGAAGCCCCCCATCCAGGTCAGTGGAGGGGAGCTGCTGGAATCAGAAAGGGTTTTCTCTAGTGTCCCCATGTCAGTCCAGGCACACACACGAGTACACACCCATCCACACTGTCACGCGCACACCTCTACTGCAGGCTGGAACAGGTCGCACCCAAGGTCTCGCGCATGCGCCAgcaagccccctccccacccccaccccccgcagggGCACATGCTCACCGTTGGACGCGCGTAGCTCGATCCACAACTTTCCCACCTCCTCTTGGAGTCTTCCCAGTGAATCCAAGGCCTGACGCATCTCATTCAAGCCTTGAGTGGTTGGGTCAGGGGTAGTGGGGTAGGAGTCAAAGTGTTTGTTCTTAATTTGCGGAGGGGCGGGCCACAGATCCAAGCATACCTCCTTGCCCCCTACCCCCCTGTTCCTCCCAAGCCACTCACCGCGGGACTTCAAGTCACTCAGGTCAGCTCGAAGACCATCCAGGTTCCAGGAGAGCTCAGACTCTGGTGGGGGTGGTGGCGGGAGCAGGGCTGGTGTCAGGGATGATGCCCCCAAGCTGCACAGCCCCGCCTTAGCTCTAGAACCCAAGGCtgcaccccaccccgcccccagctctCACCCTGAGATTCCATTCTCTTCTGTTCAGTTTGGATTCGTTCCATGTCCTGCATCATCTGGGCAGCTGGTTGCAGAggagggggctcagtggtaagcaAATTCTCAGACTCACCCCCCAGTAGTCCCTTCCTGACACCTCCTTTCCCACTCTCCACCCCCTAATCCTGCCACCAGCGTAGTCTCTTCGCCTGAGTCTTTAGAGTCACTTGCCCATTTTGCAACTCATGGAGGGCTGGAGCCCTGTGTTCACATGTTCATCCATCCTCCTCAGACCCCAAGCTCAGCTCACTCACCCTGGGATTTCTGGGCCATCTGGTCACCCTTGTGTCTTTCCAAGTCTTTGGACACCTGAGagactggggcagggggagagaagACCTGTTGAGCTAGGAGTGCAGGCTGGCGaatcaccccccaccccagcccaagTGCACAGACCCCCAACACGTCATCTG
Proteins encoded in this window:
- the FCER2 gene encoding low affinity immunoglobulin epsilon Fc receptor isoform X3; this translates as MEESSYSEFTKFSRRRRPCCCRGTQLALLALVTTALWAGLLTLLLLWHWESARNLKQLEETAAQNVSQVSKDLERHKGDQMAQKSQAAQMMQDMERIQTEQKRMESQESELSWNLDGLRADLSDLKSRGLNEMRQALDSLGRLQEEVGKLWIELRASNGSVCDTCPEAWIYFQKKCYYFGEGAKKWIQARYACEDLDGRLVSIHSPEEQDFLTKRANWRGSWIGLRDLDIEGEFIWMDNQPLDYSNWQPGEPNDGGQGENCVMMLGSGKWNDAFCGSDLHGWVCDRLATC
- the TRAPPC5 gene encoding trafficking protein particle complex subunit 5, with protein sequence MEARFTRGKSALLERALARPRTEVSLSAFALLFSELVQHCQSRVFSVAELQARLAALGRQVGARVLDALVAREKGARRETKVLGALLFVKGAVWKALFGKEADKLEQANDDARTFYIIEREPLINTYISVPKENSTLNCASFTAGIVEAVLTHSGFPAKVTAHWHKGTTLMIKFEEAVIARDRALEGR
- the FCER2 gene encoding low affinity immunoglobulin epsilon Fc receptor isoform X1, which translates into the protein MEESSYSEFTKFSRRRRPCCCRGTQLALLALVTTALWAGLLTLLLLWHWESARNLKQLEETAAQNVSQVSKDLERHKGDQMAQKSQAAQMMQDMERIQTEQKRMESQESELSWNLDGLRADLSDLKSRGLNEMRQALDSLGRLQEEVGKLWIELRASNAQTPGEMLPPTLPVVPTAPAIALSTVPNTASTLVPTTTTSTTASTTVPSTTATTTATTTATTMVPTTATTTVPTTAAPLSLSSTPGSVCDTCPEAWIYFQKKCYYFGEGAKKWIQARYACEDLDGRLVSIHSPEEQDFLTKRANWRGSWIGLRDLDIEGEFIWMDNQPLDYSNWQPGEPNDGGQGENCVMMLGSGKWNDAFCGSDLHGWVCDRLATC
- the FCER2 gene encoding low affinity immunoglobulin epsilon Fc receptor isoform X2 gives rise to the protein MTPQSRAEGRGPRPAMEQQEFTKFSRRRRPCCCRGTQLALLALVTTALWAGLLTLLLLWHWESARNLKQLEETAAQNVSQVSKDLERHKGDQMAQKSQAAQMMQDMERIQTEQKRMESQESELSWNLDGLRADLSDLKSRGLNEMRQALDSLGRLQEEVGKLWIELRASNGSVCDTCPEAWIYFQKKCYYFGEGAKKWIQARYACEDLDGRLVSIHSPEEQDFLTKRANWRGSWIGLRDLDIEGEFIWMDNQPLDYSNWQPGEPNDGGQGENCVMMLGSGKWNDAFCGSDLHGWVCDRLATC